Proteins from a genomic interval of Kitasatospora kifunensis:
- a CDS encoding polynucleotide kinase-phosphatase, which yields MTDETQRTPDSAAKPRRLPVTDLSLVVLIGTSGSGKSSFAREHFAPTQVISSDYCRGLVSDDENDQAASADAFELLHFIVGKRLAAGRLTVVDATNVQPAARKQLVALAREHDVLPIAIVLDVPPGVCAERNRSRPDRDFGAHVIPRQHRELRRSLAGLEREGFRKVHHLRGVAEVAAAEIVLEKRWNDLRDRTGPFDLVGDIHGCRAELETLLTRLGYRLTRDDQGRPVDAEHPEGRTAVFVGDLVDRGPDTPGVLRLVMGMVAAGHALCVPGNHENKLGRAMGGRQVTVAHGLQESLDQLAAEPEEFRAEVRAFMRDLVSHYLLDGGRLVVCHAGLPEKYHGRNSGRVRSHALYGDTTGETDEFGLPVRYPWAEEYRGKALVVYGHTPVPVASFLNNTICLDTGCVFGGSLTALRYPERELVSVPAEQEWYAPVRPMLTDAPGAREGRPLDLADVTGRRVVETSLHGRISVREENAAAALEVMSRFALDPRLLGYLPPTMAPSATSRREGYLEHPEEAFFAYRADGVRQLICEEKHMGSRAVLLVARDPQALEKRFGLAGPGAIWTRTGRAFLGDRQLTAALLDRVRAAAERSGLFAELATDWLLLDAELLPWSLKALELLRRQYAAVGAAARSALPEVLAALERTGARGIDGLAELTERHRRRVVDAEAFSDAYRRYCWPTEGLRGVRLAPFQVLAAEGANLAVRPHDEHLAWIDRLVAADEQWVDEQWVDEQPVDEQEADERPTEQQSAAQQSANRQRSADRQRPEPLLRATGRLLVDTEDEASIAAGIAWWEELTAAGGEGMVVKPLASLVRTAPGEGRPGGLVQPGLKVRGREYLRLIYGPDYTEHLGALRQRALGHKRSLALREYALGLEALDRLAGGEPLWRVHEPVFAVLALESEPVDPRL from the coding sequence ATGACCGACGAGACGCAGCGCACCCCTGACAGCGCTGCCAAGCCCCGGCGCCTGCCGGTCACCGACCTCTCCCTCGTCGTGCTGATCGGTACCAGCGGGTCGGGCAAGTCCAGCTTCGCCCGTGAGCACTTCGCGCCCACCCAGGTGATCTCCTCCGACTACTGCCGAGGCCTGGTCTCGGACGACGAGAACGACCAGGCCGCCTCCGCCGACGCCTTCGAGCTGCTGCACTTCATCGTCGGCAAGCGGCTGGCCGCCGGTCGCCTCACGGTGGTCGACGCGACCAATGTGCAGCCGGCCGCGCGCAAGCAGCTGGTCGCGCTCGCCCGGGAGCACGACGTGCTGCCGATCGCGATCGTGCTGGACGTGCCGCCCGGAGTCTGCGCCGAGCGCAACCGCTCCCGTCCGGACCGCGACTTCGGCGCGCACGTGATCCCGCGGCAGCACCGTGAGCTGCGCCGCTCACTCGCCGGGCTGGAGCGCGAGGGCTTCCGCAAGGTGCACCACCTGCGCGGGGTGGCCGAGGTGGCGGCCGCCGAGATCGTGCTGGAGAAGCGCTGGAACGACCTGCGTGACCGCACCGGCCCGTTCGACCTGGTCGGCGACATCCACGGCTGCCGTGCCGAGCTGGAGACCCTGCTCACCAGGCTCGGCTACCGCCTCACCCGCGACGATCAGGGCCGCCCGGTCGATGCCGAGCACCCCGAGGGCCGCACGGCCGTCTTCGTCGGCGACCTGGTCGACCGCGGCCCTGACACCCCGGGCGTGCTGCGCCTGGTGATGGGCATGGTGGCGGCCGGGCACGCGCTCTGCGTGCCCGGCAACCACGAGAACAAGCTCGGGCGGGCGATGGGTGGGCGTCAGGTCACCGTCGCGCACGGCCTGCAGGAGTCGCTGGACCAACTGGCAGCCGAGCCGGAGGAGTTCCGCGCCGAGGTCCGGGCGTTCATGCGCGATCTGGTCAGCCACTACCTGTTGGACGGCGGTCGACTGGTGGTCTGCCACGCGGGCCTGCCGGAGAAGTACCACGGGCGCAACTCGGGCCGGGTCCGTTCGCACGCCCTGTACGGGGACACCACCGGTGAGACCGACGAGTTCGGTCTGCCGGTCCGCTACCCGTGGGCGGAGGAGTACCGGGGCAAGGCCCTGGTGGTCTACGGCCACACTCCGGTGCCGGTGGCGAGCTTCCTCAACAACACCATCTGCCTGGACACCGGCTGCGTCTTCGGCGGCAGCCTCACCGCGCTGCGCTACCCGGAGCGCGAACTGGTCAGCGTCCCGGCCGAGCAGGAGTGGTACGCGCCGGTGCGGCCGATGCTCACCGACGCCCCGGGCGCCCGGGAGGGGCGCCCGCTGGATCTCGCCGATGTGACGGGGCGCCGGGTGGTGGAGACCTCGCTGCACGGGCGGATCTCGGTCCGCGAGGAGAACGCCGCCGCCGCGCTGGAGGTGATGAGCCGCTTCGCCCTCGACCCGCGCCTGCTCGGCTACCTGCCGCCCACCATGGCGCCGAGCGCCACCTCGCGCCGCGAGGGGTACCTGGAGCACCCGGAGGAGGCCTTCTTCGCCTACCGGGCGGACGGTGTGCGCCAGCTGATCTGCGAAGAGAAGCACATGGGCTCACGGGCCGTGCTGTTGGTGGCCCGCGATCCGCAGGCGTTGGAGAAGCGGTTCGGCCTGGCCGGGCCCGGCGCGATCTGGACCAGGACGGGGCGTGCCTTCCTCGGCGACCGGCAGCTGACCGCGGCGCTGTTGGACCGCGTGCGGGCCGCCGCCGAGCGGTCCGGCCTCTTCGCCGAGCTGGCCACCGACTGGTTGCTGCTCGATGCCGAGCTGCTGCCCTGGTCGCTCAAGGCACTTGAGTTGCTGCGTCGTCAGTACGCGGCGGTGGGTGCCGCGGCGCGCTCGGCACTGCCCGAGGTGCTGGCCGCGCTGGAGCGCACCGGTGCCCGAGGCATCGACGGGCTGGCCGAGCTGACCGAACGCCATCGGCGCCGGGTGGTGGACGCGGAGGCGTTCAGCGACGCCTACCGTCGCTACTGCTGGCCCACCGAGGGGCTCCGCGGGGTCCGGCTGGCGCCCTTCCAGGTGCTCGCCGCCGAGGGTGCCAACCTCGCGGTCCGGCCGCACGACGAGCACCTCGCCTGGATCGACCGCCTGGTCGCGGCGGACGAGCAGTGGGTGGACGAGCAGTGGGTGGACGAGCAGCCGGTAGACGAGCAGGAGGCTGACGAGCGGCCGACAGAACAGCAGTCGGCAGCACAGCAGTCGGCCAACCGGCAACGGTCGGCCGACCGGCAACGGCCCGAGCCGCTGCTGCGCGCCACCGGCCGTCTCCTGGTCGACACCGAGGACGAGGCCTCGATCGCCGCCGGCATCGCCTGGTGGGAGGAGCTGACCGCAGCCGGTGGCGAGGGCATGGTGGTCAAGCCGCTCGCCTCGCTGGTGCGCACCGCGCCGGGGGAGGGGCGCCCTGGTGGCCTGGTGCAGCCGGGGCTGAAGGTCCGTGGCCGGGAGTACCTGCGGTTGATCTACGGTCCGGACTACACCGAGCACCTCGGCGCACTGCGGCAGCGGGCGCTGGGCCACAAGCGCTCGCTGGCGCTGCGGGAGTACGCACTGGGCCTGGAGGCACTGGACCGGCTGGCCGGCGGCGAGCCGCTCTGGCGGGTGCACGAGCCGGTGTTCGCGGTCCTCGCGCTGGAGTCCGAGCCGGTGGACCCACGGCTGTAG
- a CDS encoding type II toxin-antitoxin system VapC family toxin, which produces MIVVDASALVLALADHGERGTAARAALAADPEWAAPEHLLIEVMQSLRGRYLAKENSAEQVAAVAAELPTIAFRKVELTALLGRIWELKDNLTPDDAAYVAVAELLGAPLVTADLRLSRASGPRCEILGITPPTA; this is translated from the coding sequence ATGATCGTTGTCGATGCCTCCGCCCTGGTGCTCGCGCTGGCGGACCACGGGGAGCGCGGCACGGCAGCCAGGGCCGCGCTCGCGGCCGATCCGGAGTGGGCCGCACCGGAGCACCTGCTGATCGAGGTGATGCAGTCGCTCCGCGGTCGCTACCTGGCCAAGGAGAACAGCGCGGAGCAGGTCGCGGCGGTGGCCGCCGAACTGCCCACGATCGCCTTCCGCAAGGTGGAGCTGACCGCGCTGCTGGGCCGGATCTGGGAACTGAAGGACAACCTGACCCCCGATGACGCCGCTTACGTGGCAGTCGCGGAGCTGCTCGGGGCGCCGCTGGTCACCGCCGACCTGCGACTGAGTCGGGCCAGTGGGCCGCGCTGCGAGATCCTGGGGATCACGCCGCCGACGGCCTGA
- the argF gene encoding ornithine carbamoyltransferase — translation MALNLRNRHFLKELDFTAQEFHFLLGLAAQLKAAKYAGTEQPRLRGKNIALIFEKTSTRTRCAFEVAAADQGAATTYLDPAGSQIGHKESVKDTARVLGRMFDGIEYRGHGQAIVEELAAHAGVPVWNGLTDEWHPTQMLADLLTIQEHSTKPLTEVTLAYLGDARYNMGNSLLVTGALLGLDIRIVAPEKFWPTEEVRTSAERLAAVSGARITLTEDVATGVAGADFLYTDVWVSMGEPKEVWAERIEQLLPYQVSMDTVRATGNPQVKFLHCLPAFHDLGTTLGRQLFETTGLAELECTDELFESRHSIVFDQAENRLHTIKALLVATLGS, via the coding sequence ATGGCCTTGAACCTCAGGAACCGGCACTTCCTCAAGGAACTCGACTTCACGGCCCAGGAGTTCCACTTCCTGCTCGGCCTCGCCGCCCAGCTCAAGGCCGCCAAGTACGCCGGCACCGAGCAGCCGCGCCTGCGCGGCAAGAACATCGCGCTGATCTTCGAGAAGACCTCGACCAGGACCCGCTGCGCCTTCGAGGTCGCCGCCGCCGACCAGGGTGCCGCCACCACCTACCTGGACCCGGCCGGTTCGCAGATCGGCCACAAGGAGTCGGTCAAGGACACGGCACGGGTGCTCGGCCGGATGTTCGACGGCATCGAGTACCGCGGGCACGGTCAGGCGATCGTCGAGGAGCTGGCCGCGCACGCCGGGGTCCCGGTCTGGAACGGCCTCACCGACGAGTGGCACCCCACCCAGATGCTCGCCGACCTGCTCACCATCCAGGAGCACAGCACCAAGCCGCTGACCGAGGTGACGCTCGCCTACCTGGGCGACGCCCGCTACAACATGGGCAACTCCCTGCTGGTCACCGGTGCGCTGCTGGGCCTGGACATCCGCATCGTCGCCCCCGAGAAGTTCTGGCCGACCGAGGAGGTCCGTACCTCCGCCGAGCGGCTCGCGGCGGTGAGCGGTGCCCGGATCACGCTCACCGAGGACGTGGCCACCGGGGTGGCCGGCGCCGACTTCCTCTATACCGACGTCTGGGTCTCGATGGGCGAGCCCAAGGAGGTCTGGGCCGAGCGGATCGAGCAGCTGCTGCCCTACCAGGTGTCGATGGACACCGTGCGGGCCACCGGCAACCCGCAGGTCAAGTTCCTGCACTGCCTGCCGGCCTTCCACGACCTGGGAACGACGCTCGGCCGGCAGCTGTTCGAGACCACCGGCCTGGCCGAGTTGGAGTGCACGGACGAGCTCTTCGAGTCGCGGCACTCGATCGTCTTCGATCAGGCGGAGAACCGCCTGCACACCATCAAGGCGCTGCTGGTCGCCACCCTGGGCAGCTGA
- a CDS encoding 3' terminal RNA ribose 2'-O-methyltransferase Hen1, with protein MFISISTTGTAEHPATDLGFLLHKHPGKAQRFSTSYGEAHVFYPEASEQRCTAALLLDVDPITLVRRSRGRGRSGSPDFALSQYVNDRPYAASSLLAVALRTVFRTAMKGVCELRPGLADQPRPLTVLLPAVAVGGGEGREGEHVPLVNRLFEPLGWQVEASAIPLDEGFPAWGDSRYQRLELTGTLVLADALQQLYVLLPVLDGAKHYWVAPDEVDKLLAAGEGWLADHPERALITRRYLHRRWSLATEALRRLELARLAEADDREAEELDNAVGLEPDTTDGVASQEAALQGAEAGAAAEPVTEAVAGERTDEPKPVPLARQRREAIIELLREEGAARVLDLGCGQGELVGALVKEQRITEILGVDVSVTALAAATRKLRLDRLSERQAARVRLVQGALTYTDARLKGYDAAVLCEVIEHLDLPRLPALEHAVFGAARPAAVIVTTPNAEYNVRWETLPAGHHRHADHRFEWDRAAFRSWAERVAANYGYTVVFRPVGPDDPEVGSPTQLALFRRGAESTPAPANSTPHTAIPHTTTPHPERSANR; from the coding sequence GTGTTCATCTCGATCTCCACCACAGGCACTGCCGAGCATCCGGCCACCGACCTGGGCTTCCTGCTGCACAAGCACCCCGGGAAGGCACAGCGCTTCAGCACGTCCTACGGCGAGGCGCACGTCTTCTATCCCGAGGCGAGCGAGCAGCGCTGCACGGCCGCCCTGTTGTTGGACGTCGACCCGATCACGTTGGTCCGGCGCAGTCGGGGCCGGGGTCGGTCCGGTTCCCCGGATTTCGCCCTCTCGCAGTACGTCAACGACCGCCCGTACGCGGCCTCCTCACTGCTCGCGGTGGCCTTGCGCACGGTGTTCCGGACGGCGATGAAGGGCGTCTGCGAGCTGCGGCCCGGGCTGGCCGACCAGCCGCGCCCGTTGACCGTGCTGCTGCCCGCGGTGGCGGTGGGCGGCGGCGAAGGCCGGGAGGGCGAGCACGTCCCGCTGGTCAACCGGCTCTTCGAGCCGCTCGGCTGGCAGGTCGAGGCTTCGGCGATCCCACTGGACGAGGGCTTCCCCGCCTGGGGCGACTCGCGCTACCAGCGCCTGGAGCTGACCGGCACCCTGGTGCTGGCGGACGCCTTGCAGCAGCTCTACGTGCTGCTGCCGGTGTTGGACGGCGCCAAGCACTACTGGGTGGCCCCCGACGAGGTCGACAAACTGCTCGCCGCGGGCGAGGGCTGGCTCGCGGACCACCCGGAGCGCGCCCTGATCACCCGCCGCTACCTGCACCGGCGTTGGTCGCTGGCCACCGAGGCGCTGCGTCGCCTGGAGCTGGCCCGGCTGGCCGAGGCGGACGATCGCGAGGCCGAGGAGCTGGACAACGCGGTGGGCCTGGAGCCGGACACGACCGACGGCGTTGCCTCCCAGGAAGCCGCGCTCCAGGGCGCGGAGGCCGGGGCAGCGGCCGAGCCAGTGACCGAAGCGGTGGCCGGGGAGCGGACCGATGAGCCCAAGCCCGTTCCGCTGGCCCGGCAACGTCGGGAGGCGATCATCGAGCTGCTGCGCGAGGAGGGCGCGGCCCGCGTGCTCGATCTCGGCTGCGGTCAGGGCGAGTTGGTCGGTGCGCTGGTCAAGGAGCAGCGGATCACCGAGATCCTCGGGGTCGACGTCTCCGTGACCGCGCTGGCGGCGGCCACCCGCAAGCTGCGGCTGGATCGGCTCTCGGAGCGTCAGGCGGCCCGGGTGCGCCTGGTCCAGGGAGCGCTGACCTACACCGACGCCCGGCTCAAGGGCTATGACGCCGCAGTGCTCTGCGAGGTCATCGAGCACTTGGATCTGCCCAGGCTCCCGGCGCTCGAACACGCGGTGTTCGGTGCGGCGCGCCCGGCGGCCGTGATCGTCACCACGCCCAACGCCGAGTACAACGTCCGCTGGGAGACCCTCCCGGCCGGTCACCACCGGCATGCCGACCACCGCTTCGAGTGGGATCGCGCCGCGTTCCGCTCCTGGGCCGAGCGGGTAGCGGCGAACTACGGGTACACCGTCGTGTTCCGTCCGGTCGGCCCGGACGACCCAGAGGTGGGCTCGCCCACCCAGCTCGCCCTGTTCCGCCGCGGCGCCGAGAGCACTCCCGCACCCGCCAACTCGACCCCGCACACCGCCATCCCGCACACCACCACCCCGCACCCCGAGAGGAGCGCGAACCGATGA